From Methylomonas sp. EFPC3, a single genomic window includes:
- a CDS encoding hemolysin family protein, producing the protein MSNVFLVACALLLVLLNGFFVAVEFSLVKLRQTRIKAIEQNEGWRGRILAKVHKQLDAYLSACQLGITLASLGLGWIGEPAFADLLIPLFDQLQITSPELIHNISFAFAFCTISFLHIVVGEQAPKSLAIRNPEGIGLWSAGPLYALYWLMYPAIWLLNGSATLVLRLSGLCEGHHHDSHYSTDELKLILRSTRSAENFTGEEYKVLAKTLDFGKLEVSDLMRPIHEITALQRGQSPQEMLEIVSSSCYSRFPYFDSNGMDALGIIHLKDLFLAQQKGDPLHDLEAYLRPILHISAHMPALELFRRFTQGSPHFAVIGQKGQKPLGFITLDNLLSAIVGEIRDEFCQSESDWTRQDDGSLLGKGSLPIFSLERILGVDIENEELDLDDVDSVGGMILAQLRDIPDVGERIAFNDFEIVVKEMQGPRIEWVEVHPKP; encoded by the coding sequence ATGAGTAATGTTTTTCTGGTCGCCTGCGCCTTGCTGCTGGTGTTGTTGAACGGCTTTTTCGTGGCCGTGGAATTCAGTCTGGTAAAGTTGCGGCAGACCCGAATCAAAGCCATCGAACAAAACGAAGGCTGGCGCGGCCGGATTCTGGCCAAAGTTCACAAACAACTCGACGCCTATTTATCGGCCTGCCAGCTCGGCATCACGCTGGCCTCTCTGGGCCTGGGCTGGATCGGCGAACCGGCCTTCGCCGATTTACTGATACCCTTGTTCGATCAGTTGCAAATCACCTCGCCCGAATTAATCCACAATATTTCTTTCGCCTTTGCCTTCTGCACCATCTCATTCCTGCACATCGTGGTCGGCGAACAAGCCCCCAAATCGCTGGCGATTCGCAATCCGGAGGGCATCGGTCTGTGGAGCGCGGGGCCCCTATATGCGCTGTATTGGTTGATGTATCCGGCCATCTGGCTGCTGAACGGTAGCGCCACCCTGGTCTTGCGCCTGAGCGGGCTGTGCGAGGGCCACCACCACGACAGCCATTACTCCACCGACGAACTGAAACTGATCCTGCGCTCCACCCGCTCGGCCGAGAACTTTACCGGCGAAGAATATAAGGTGTTAGCCAAAACCCTGGATTTCGGCAAACTGGAAGTCTCTGACTTGATGCGGCCGATCCACGAAATCACCGCACTGCAACGCGGCCAGTCGCCGCAGGAAATGCTGGAAATCGTTTCCAGCAGTTGCTACAGCCGCTTTCCGTACTTCGACAGCAACGGAATGGATGCGTTAGGCATCATCCACTTGAAGGATTTGTTTCTGGCCCAGCAAAAAGGCGATCCGCTGCACGACCTGGAAGCCTACCTGCGCCCGATTCTACATATTTCCGCGCACATGCCGGCATTGGAACTATTCCGCCGCTTTACCCAAGGCTCCCCCCACTTTGCGGTCATCGGCCAGAAAGGCCAAAAACCGTTGGGCTTCATCACCCTGGACAATCTGCTGTCGGCGATAGTCGGTGAGATCCGCGACGAATTCTGCCAATCGGAAAGCGACTGGACCCGGCAGGATGACGGCAGCCTATTAGGCAAGGGCAGCCTGCCGATCTTCTCGTTGGAGCGCATTCTCGGCGTCGACATCGAAAACGAAGAATTGGACCTGGACGATGTCGATTCCGTCGGCGGCATGATTCTGGCGCAGTTGCGCGACATACCCGATGTCGGCGAACGCATCGCTTTCAACGATTTCGAAATCGTGGTCAAGGAAATGCAAGGCCCGCGCATCGAATGGGTGGAAGTGCATCCGAAACCGTAG